The following are encoded together in the Sinorhizobium terangae genome:
- a CDS encoding glycosyltransferase family 4 protein produces the protein MSPNRKIAVILKGYPRLSETFIAQELLGLERAGHELVLVALRRPTDGKRHPVHDEIRADVHYLPEYLHEEPWRVLRAVFRLMPKAGFWRALGPFLVDLVRDPSRNRFRRFGQALVLVAEWPGAATWLHAHFIHTPASVTDYASIIAGIPWTCSAHAKDIWTSANWELSGKLDRARWTVTCTRSGFEHLQSLTPEKSRVHLSYHGLDLDRFPVFGGDHSRRDGSDPADPVRIVSVGRAVAKKGYDILLKALSLLPADLNWRFDHIGAGELAGDLKQLATELGLGDRVSWKGALDQTDVLQHYRDSDIFALACRVAANGDRDGLPNVLVEASSQRLPCVSTSVSGVPELLTDYQNGLLVPPEDPRALAAAIERLIRDPDLRRGLGTAAEQRVRAEFDHHSSVTQLIGLFQSEWSKAS, from the coding sequence GTGTCGCCAAATCGCAAGATTGCCGTCATCCTGAAAGGTTACCCGCGCCTGTCGGAAACCTTTATTGCGCAGGAACTGCTCGGCCTCGAAAGGGCTGGGCACGAACTCGTTCTCGTCGCGCTCCGTCGTCCGACCGATGGCAAGCGCCATCCGGTGCACGACGAAATCCGGGCGGACGTCCACTATTTGCCGGAGTATCTGCATGAGGAGCCGTGGCGCGTGCTTCGCGCCGTGTTCCGATTGATGCCGAAAGCCGGGTTCTGGCGCGCGCTTGGTCCATTCCTTGTGGATCTCGTGCGCGACCCGTCCCGCAACCGTTTCCGGCGGTTTGGACAGGCGCTGGTGCTGGTTGCCGAATGGCCGGGCGCGGCGACCTGGCTTCACGCGCATTTCATCCACACGCCGGCCTCGGTGACCGACTATGCCAGCATAATCGCAGGCATTCCTTGGACCTGCTCCGCCCATGCCAAGGACATCTGGACGTCCGCTAACTGGGAGCTTTCCGGAAAGCTCGACCGCGCCCGCTGGACCGTTACCTGCACGCGGAGCGGCTTTGAGCACCTGCAAAGCCTGACGCCCGAGAAGTCCCGGGTGCATCTGAGCTATCACGGCCTCGATCTCGACCGCTTCCCGGTGTTTGGCGGCGACCATTCCCGCCGCGATGGCTCCGACCCGGCCGATCCGGTGCGGATCGTCAGCGTCGGACGCGCCGTCGCCAAGAAGGGCTACGACATCCTGCTGAAGGCGCTGTCGCTGCTGCCAGCCGATCTCAACTGGCGCTTTGACCATATCGGCGCAGGCGAACTGGCGGGCGACCTCAAGCAGCTTGCCACCGAACTCGGCCTCGGCGATCGGGTCAGTTGGAAAGGTGCGCTCGACCAGACCGACGTGCTTCAGCACTACCGCGACAGCGACATCTTCGCGCTGGCGTGCCGGGTTGCGGCCAATGGCGATCGCGACGGTCTTCCGAACGTTCTGGTGGAAGCCTCAAGTCAGCGGTTGCCTTGCGTCTCGACATCCGTCTCGGGCGTTCCGGAATTGCTGACGGACTATCAGAACGGTCTCCTCGTGCCGCCCGAGGACCCGCGGGCGCTTGCCGCGGCAATCGAACGCCTGATTCGTGACCCGGATCTCAGGCGCGGGCTCGGCACTGCTGCCGAACAACGCGTTCGCGCCGAGTTCGACCATCACTCGAGCGTCACCCAATTGATCGGGCTCTTTCAAAGCGAGTGGAGCAAAGCCTCTTGA
- the cueR gene encoding Cu(I)-responsive transcriptional regulator: MNIGDVARASGVSTKMIRYYETIGLIPPASRSESGYRNYGDKDVHTLRFIRRARDLGFTVEQMADLLALWRDRSRASSEVKKIALDQVEILERKAEELKAMSRTLKHLAAHCHGDERPDCPILDDLADAKVNSVKVQEPARFGRNGIDPMRVRSR, encoded by the coding sequence ATGAATATCGGCGATGTCGCGCGCGCCTCCGGCGTCTCGACGAAAATGATCCGCTACTACGAGACGATCGGCCTTATTCCTCCGGCCAGCCGCAGCGAATCCGGTTACCGCAACTATGGCGACAAGGACGTCCATACGCTGCGCTTCATCCGCCGTGCTCGCGATCTCGGCTTCACGGTCGAGCAAATGGCGGATCTTCTGGCGCTCTGGCGGGACCGCTCGCGCGCCAGCAGCGAGGTCAAGAAGATCGCGCTCGACCAGGTGGAAATCCTGGAACGCAAGGCTGAAGAACTGAAGGCCATGAGCCGGACGCTCAAGCATCTTGCCGCCCATTGCCACGGCGACGAGCGGCCGGATTGTCCGATCCTCGACGACCTTGCCGACGCGAAGGTGAACTCCGTGAAGGTCCAGGAACCCGCCCGCTTCGGCCGAAATGGCATCGACCCCATGCGGGTCAGGTCACGATGA
- a CDS encoding class I SAM-dependent methyltransferase, which yields MMHATHTPPEDWHENAYDLVRGIAAYSGSAVVEGIGRVIAQHRDADIANAFNYKQVGCKIWARDKLLESVGSTFGRIAVLGGWYGVLPAILFEDTRFTIRAIDSYDIDPAVEEVARTLNSAHGDRFRAITADMYALDYRTIGADLIVNTSCEHIADLKLWLELLPPGARVLLQSNDYFSEPTHISCVASLEEFKKRAGLAKLDFAGALPMKKYNRFMLIGTV from the coding sequence ATGATGCATGCCACCCATACTCCACCCGAAGATTGGCACGAGAACGCCTATGATCTCGTGCGCGGGATCGCTGCCTATTCCGGTAGCGCCGTCGTGGAGGGGATAGGCAGGGTAATCGCCCAGCATCGGGATGCGGACATCGCCAACGCGTTCAACTACAAGCAGGTCGGCTGCAAGATCTGGGCACGTGACAAGCTGCTCGAAAGCGTCGGCTCGACCTTCGGCCGGATTGCGGTTTTGGGCGGCTGGTACGGCGTTCTGCCCGCGATTCTTTTCGAAGACACGCGCTTCACCATCCGCGCCATCGACAGTTACGACATCGATCCCGCGGTGGAAGAGGTCGCACGCACGCTCAATTCAGCACATGGTGACCGTTTCCGCGCGATCACCGCGGATATGTACGCTCTCGACTATCGAACAATCGGAGCCGACCTGATCGTCAACACGAGTTGCGAGCACATTGCCGATCTCAAGCTCTGGCTTGAGCTCCTTCCTCCGGGGGCTCGCGTCCTCTTACAGTCGAACGACTACTTCAGCGAACCGACGCATATAAGCTGCGTAGCCTCGCTCGAGGAGTTCAAAAAGCGGGCCGGTCTTGCGAAGCTCGATTTCGCAGGCGCGTTGCCGATGAAGAAATACAATCGCTTCATGCTGATCGGGACGGTCTGA
- a CDS encoding FkbM family methyltransferase → MRAITYFQKTVYFPDKPEKARFFARLQGGQWEPGTFRNIERLVDGTTTFIDIGGWIGVTPYWAAQIADNVITVEPDPVCFGILSEMQRENTGEVKLINAALSQDECLVLHSVGGGFGSSETSALIADDTGLAVTAQTVTIPGLQKMARTERLCFKIDIEGYEYKALDQFRAIDRKRTAGVLIAVHPQILAASLSGPRFFRALRTIAATVRLIRSFRGFKLENPSAIWAAIRKSVSRREFRGFDLLFVAK, encoded by the coding sequence ATGCGCGCGATAACCTATTTTCAGAAGACAGTTTATTTCCCCGACAAGCCGGAGAAGGCGCGCTTCTTTGCCCGGCTGCAAGGCGGGCAATGGGAGCCCGGTACATTCCGCAATATCGAGCGACTCGTCGACGGTACCACGACCTTCATCGATATCGGCGGCTGGATCGGCGTGACACCCTATTGGGCGGCGCAGATCGCCGACAATGTCATTACCGTCGAGCCCGATCCGGTGTGCTTCGGGATACTCTCCGAGATGCAGCGCGAGAATACGGGCGAAGTGAAGCTTATCAATGCGGCGCTCTCTCAGGATGAATGCCTGGTGCTGCACTCGGTCGGCGGCGGCTTCGGCAGCTCCGAAACCTCGGCGCTGATTGCCGACGACACCGGTCTGGCCGTCACGGCGCAAACCGTCACCATTCCTGGCCTTCAGAAAATGGCGAGGACGGAGCGGCTCTGCTTCAAGATCGACATCGAAGGCTACGAATACAAGGCACTCGACCAGTTTCGGGCGATCGACCGCAAGAGAACGGCGGGTGTGCTGATCGCGGTGCATCCGCAGATCCTCGCCGCCTCGCTCTCCGGTCCGCGTTTTTTCCGCGCGCTTCGAACGATCGCCGCCACGGTGCGCCTTATCCGGAGCTTTCGCGGGTTCAAGCTCGAAAATCCGTCCGCCATCTGGGCGGCGATCCGCAAATCGGTCTCCCGGCGCGAGTTCAGGGGCTTCGATCTGCTTTTCGTGGCGAAATGA
- a CDS encoding cupin domain-containing protein: MDTRLFARGNEGEWIDLGQGNRRRVILHTDELMMVEFAFEKGGIGAPHSHPHVQASYVAEGRFEVMVGGHSAVLSAGDSFIAPSGVVHGVVALEAGRLIDSFTPHRADFLK; encoded by the coding sequence ATGGATACGAGACTTTTCGCCCGCGGCAATGAAGGTGAATGGATCGATCTCGGACAGGGCAACCGTCGCCGGGTGATCCTCCACACGGACGAGCTGATGATGGTCGAATTCGCCTTCGAAAAGGGCGGCATCGGCGCGCCGCACTCGCACCCGCACGTTCAGGCGAGCTATGTGGCGGAAGGCAGGTTCGAAGTCATGGTCGGCGGACACAGCGCGGTCCTTTCCGCCGGCGACAGCTTCATCGCGCCTTCGGGTGTGGTCCATGGCGTCGTGGCGCTGGAGGCAGGCCGCCTCATTGACAGCTTTACGCCCCATCGCGCCGATTTCCTGAAATAG
- a CDS encoding ABC transporter transmembrane domain-containing protein — METRLSRYIWTHTSKQQLWILLVVALSMIPYFLSFDLPKQIVNGPIQGEGFEGPASTQAFLPISFNLPGFGEVDLFSGFQLEREGMLLALSLVFLLLVIINGLFKFYINTYKGRLGERLLRRIRFELVDRVLRFPPSHFKRVKPAEISTMIKDEVEPLGGFTGDAFVQPALLGGQALTALIFILLQSLWLGLLAAFIVAIQAVIIPRMRRRLIVLGRERQLTARQLSGRVGEIVDGIGTIRGHDTSNYERADIAARLGRIFKIRYDLYQWKFLVKFLNNFLAQVTPFLFYSIGGYFALHGQLDIGQLVAVIGAYKDLPGPLKELIDWDQARQDVQVKYAQVVEQFSVEPLIDPSVQAISVTSVAPITATLAAVNLSVADDGGSKVIEHVSLQVRPGEAIAITGGSTGGGEALAEAFGRLIWPEGGRIVVGDDDIHDLPESVVGRRISYASSEVFTFQGSLGDNLLYGLKHAPLTEVVYEGDKAAHRRWELLEAKLAGNPSLDVNSDWIDYGAAGATGPDDLFGKVRAVLDTVLLTNDIMALAVRSTIDPAQHEAFAGEIVAMRGALRRRLEAEKLSDLVVFFEPGSYNVEATIGENLLFGTVTDQARWEIALESHPFFKTVLKRAGLHESFYEMGLEIAGNVVELFRDLPPDHPFFQQLTFMAAEEIPTYEALLQKVRGRAIDEVSEDDAIKIIRLCFGYIEPRHRFGLLSEELMSQIVAARQEFSEGLPEDLVGIIEHYQPNRYMASSSIIDNVLFGRIGHRHTDGSERIRAIVRDLFETLGLYNDVLAFGLDFDVGAGGKRLTAGQRQKLNLARALIRMSDFYIFNQPLLALDQRAQEQITRNVFAFLRQEDRKPAIVWVLANPALSELFDRRAHFENGHLISDEAVETSAKDSDYKELAS, encoded by the coding sequence ATGGAAACACGTCTTTCCCGCTACATCTGGACTCACACCAGCAAGCAGCAGCTTTGGATCCTGCTGGTCGTCGCGCTGTCGATGATACCCTACTTCCTGTCCTTCGATCTTCCCAAGCAGATCGTCAACGGACCGATTCAGGGCGAGGGTTTCGAAGGACCCGCGTCGACCCAGGCCTTCCTGCCGATTTCCTTCAACCTGCCCGGTTTCGGCGAGGTCGACCTGTTTTCGGGCTTTCAACTTGAGCGGGAGGGAATGCTGCTTGCCCTCAGCCTTGTCTTCCTGCTGCTCGTCATCATCAACGGGCTCTTCAAGTTCTACATCAACACCTACAAGGGCCGGCTCGGCGAGCGACTCCTGCGGCGCATCCGCTTCGAGCTCGTCGACCGGGTGCTGCGCTTTCCGCCCAGTCACTTCAAGCGCGTGAAGCCTGCCGAAATCTCGACCATGATCAAGGACGAGGTCGAGCCGCTCGGCGGGTTCACCGGCGATGCCTTCGTGCAGCCGGCGCTCCTCGGCGGCCAGGCTTTGACGGCGCTGATTTTCATTCTGCTCCAGAGCCTGTGGCTGGGTCTCCTTGCCGCCTTCATCGTCGCGATACAGGCAGTGATCATTCCACGCATGCGCCGGCGGCTGATCGTGCTCGGACGCGAGCGCCAGCTGACGGCGCGCCAATTGTCGGGAAGGGTCGGCGAGATCGTCGACGGCATAGGGACCATTCGCGGGCACGACACGTCCAACTATGAAAGAGCCGACATCGCCGCTCGACTCGGCCGGATATTCAAGATCCGCTACGACCTCTATCAGTGGAAGTTCCTGGTCAAGTTCCTGAACAACTTCCTGGCTCAGGTCACCCCGTTCCTGTTCTACTCGATCGGCGGCTACTTCGCCCTGCACGGCCAGCTCGATATCGGCCAGCTCGTTGCGGTGATCGGTGCCTACAAAGACCTTCCGGGACCGCTGAAAGAACTCATCGATTGGGATCAGGCGCGCCAGGACGTGCAGGTCAAATACGCCCAGGTCGTCGAGCAGTTCAGCGTCGAGCCGCTGATCGATCCGAGTGTCCAAGCGATCTCGGTAACCTCCGTGGCGCCTATCACGGCGACCCTTGCAGCCGTCAATCTTTCCGTTGCCGATGACGGCGGCTCGAAGGTCATAGAACACGTGTCGCTGCAGGTGCGCCCCGGCGAGGCCATCGCGATTACGGGCGGCTCTACCGGCGGGGGAGAGGCACTCGCCGAAGCCTTCGGACGTCTCATATGGCCCGAAGGCGGCAGGATCGTCGTCGGCGACGACGATATCCACGACCTGCCGGAATCGGTCGTCGGGCGGCGAATTTCCTATGCCTCATCGGAGGTATTCACCTTCCAGGGGAGCCTCGGCGATAACCTGCTCTACGGGCTCAAGCACGCGCCGCTGACAGAGGTGGTTTACGAGGGCGACAAGGCCGCCCACCGTCGGTGGGAATTGCTGGAAGCGAAGCTTGCCGGCAATCCCTCGCTCGACGTCAACAGCGACTGGATCGATTACGGAGCCGCAGGTGCAACCGGCCCGGATGACCTCTTCGGGAAGGTCAGAGCCGTGCTCGACACGGTGCTTCTCACAAACGACATCATGGCGCTTGCCGTCCGCTCGACAATCGATCCCGCGCAGCACGAAGCCTTTGCGGGTGAGATCGTGGCGATGCGCGGGGCCCTTCGCAGGCGTCTCGAGGCCGAGAAGCTCAGTGATCTGGTCGTGTTCTTCGAGCCTGGTTCCTACAATGTCGAGGCGACCATCGGGGAAAACCTGCTCTTCGGGACGGTGACCGATCAGGCGCGGTGGGAAATCGCACTTGAAAGCCACCCGTTCTTCAAGACGGTCTTGAAGCGGGCCGGTCTGCACGAGAGCTTCTACGAAATGGGACTGGAAATCGCCGGCAACGTCGTCGAACTGTTCCGCGACCTGCCTCCGGATCACCCGTTCTTCCAGCAACTAACCTTCATGGCGGCGGAAGAGATCCCGACCTATGAAGCGCTTCTCCAGAAAGTAAGGGGACGAGCGATCGACGAAGTCTCCGAGGATGATGCCATCAAGATCATCCGCCTATGCTTCGGTTACATCGAGCCACGCCACCGCTTCGGCCTGCTGTCCGAAGAACTGATGTCTCAGATCGTCGCGGCGCGCCAGGAGTTCAGCGAAGGTCTGCCCGAGGATCTCGTCGGCATCATCGAGCACTATCAGCCGAACCGTTATATGGCATCGTCCAGCATCATCGATAATGTGCTTTTCGGCCGTATCGGCCACAGGCACACCGACGGCTCCGAGAGAATCCGCGCGATCGTGCGCGACCTCTTCGAAACGCTCGGACTTTACAATGACGTGCTTGCCTTCGGACTCGACTTCGACGTCGGCGCCGGCGGCAAGCGGTTGACGGCGGGCCAGCGGCAGAAGCTCAACCTTGCGCGTGCATTGATCCGCATGTCGGACTTCTACATCTTCAATCAGCCGCTGCTCGCGCTCGACCAGCGAGCACAGGAGCAGATCACCCGCAACGTCTTTGCCTTCCTGAGGCAGGAAGACCGCAAGCCGGCGATCGTCTGGGTACTCGCCAACCCGGCTCTTTCGGAGTTGTTCGATCGCCGGGCGCACTTCGAAAACGGCCATCTTATAAGCGATGAAGCTGTGGAAACATCTGCGAAAGACAGCGACTACAAGGAACTGGCATCTTGA
- a CDS encoding cyclic nucleotide-binding domain-containing protein translates to MLLKDEVEMLRRITLFSGLPPAKLKLLAFTSDRVMYSAGESLFHQGDIGDAAYVILSGRADVLVATPTGQLKVAEVEQNSIVGEIAILCNTPRTATVKTSTALEALRIRKDDFLKLLADFPEMAVEIMRVLADRLSQTTSELTEARSRAQRAEA, encoded by the coding sequence ATGCTCCTAAAAGACGAAGTGGAAATGCTGCGCCGGATCACACTGTTTTCCGGCTTGCCGCCAGCCAAGCTCAAACTTCTGGCGTTCACCTCCGACAGGGTAATGTACAGCGCGGGAGAAAGTCTCTTTCATCAGGGCGATATCGGCGATGCCGCCTATGTGATCCTTTCCGGGCGAGCCGATGTCTTGGTTGCAACGCCAACCGGGCAATTGAAGGTCGCCGAGGTGGAGCAGAATTCGATCGTCGGCGAAATCGCCATTCTCTGCAACACGCCGCGCACGGCGACGGTCAAGACCAGCACGGCCCTCGAGGCGCTGCGCATTCGCAAGGACGATTTCTTGAAATTGCTGGCGGACTTCCCGGAGATGGCGGTGGAAATCATGCGCGTGCTCGCCGACCGTCTCAGCCAGACTACCTCCGAACTCACTGAAGCGCGCAGCCGCGCCCAGCGGGCAGAGGCGTAA
- a CDS encoding glycosyltransferase family protein yields the protein MSNRRVFFYVQHLLGIGHLARASRIAKALAADGFEVTMVTGGAPVPGFPGEGLATIALPPILAGDKGFSGLSDADGNPVTNAFQQHRKNLLIQALHAAKPDVVIIEAFPFGRRQMRFELLPLLDAIAAMEPRPLVATSLRDILQERVKPGRAEETVDLVKAHFDLVLVHGDPAFARLEETFPLAGEIAEKVAYTGLVAPPPPAEANENFDIVVSAGGGAVGKDLISAALGAAAMLPKALRWCIVTGPNLPQGDFDVLAAAAPAGVSLFRFRQDFAGLLAGARLSVSQAGYNTVCDILRAGCGSLLIPFTAGGETEQSTRAARLERLGLAGVLPEEGITSDRLARDIEAMLARPKPEIPPLDLTGAARTAAILREELRQREVRPSRSA from the coding sequence TTGAGCAATCGTCGCGTCTTCTTCTACGTGCAGCATCTGCTCGGCATCGGGCATCTGGCACGCGCGAGCCGTATCGCTAAAGCGTTGGCTGCCGACGGCTTCGAAGTCACGATGGTGACGGGCGGCGCACCCGTTCCCGGGTTTCCGGGCGAGGGCCTGGCGACGATCGCGCTGCCGCCGATATTAGCCGGCGACAAGGGCTTTTCGGGTCTTAGCGATGCCGACGGCAATCCGGTCACGAATGCTTTCCAGCAGCACCGCAAGAACCTGTTGATCCAGGCGCTGCATGCCGCAAAGCCCGATGTCGTCATCATCGAGGCTTTCCCGTTCGGTCGCAGACAGATGCGCTTCGAATTGCTGCCGCTGCTCGATGCCATCGCGGCAATGGAGCCGCGGCCGTTGGTGGCGACTTCGCTGCGCGACATCCTGCAGGAACGGGTGAAACCCGGCCGTGCCGAGGAGACCGTGGATCTGGTCAAGGCGCATTTCGATCTTGTGCTCGTCCACGGCGATCCGGCCTTTGCGCGCCTTGAGGAAACCTTTCCGCTTGCGGGCGAGATCGCGGAAAAGGTCGCCTACACGGGTCTCGTCGCACCGCCGCCGCCGGCCGAAGCGAACGAGAACTTCGACATCGTGGTTTCGGCCGGTGGTGGTGCGGTCGGCAAGGACCTGATCAGTGCGGCACTCGGCGCCGCAGCGATGCTGCCAAAGGCGCTTCGCTGGTGCATCGTCACCGGCCCGAACCTGCCGCAAGGCGACTTCGACGTTCTCGCCGCGGCAGCTCCCGCCGGGGTCAGCCTCTTCCGCTTTCGCCAGGATTTTGCGGGCCTGCTCGCGGGCGCGCGGCTCTCCGTCTCGCAGGCAGGATACAACACCGTGTGCGACATTCTTCGCGCCGGCTGCGGCTCGTTGCTCATTCCCTTCACGGCGGGCGGCGAAACCGAGCAGAGCACCCGCGCAGCACGGCTCGAAAGGCTCGGCCTCGCGGGCGTCCTGCCGGAGGAAGGCATCACGTCCGACCGGCTCGCACGGGACATAGAGGCGATGCTTGCTCGGCCGAAGCCGGAGATCCCGCCGCTCGATCTTACCGGCGCTGCCAGGACTGCAGCGATCCTGAGGGAAGAACTGCGGCAGCGGGAGGTCAGACCGTCCCGATCAGCATGA
- a CDS encoding heavy metal translocating P-type ATPase — MTCASCVARVEKAIRAVPGVMSASVNLATERADVRFDATASPADIVKAIENTGYGASEELIELAIDGMTCASCVARIEKALRTVPGTVEASVNLASEKATVRVVKGLASVDMLVEAARNAGYDARRIAGKQDADQETEKRERESRRLKLSLTIAAILTLPIFVLEMGSHFIPAIHDFVMIRIGMQESWYLQFVLASLALFGPGLRFFQKGVPALLRAAPDMNSLVAIGAFAAWIYSVVATFAPDLLPADTANVYYEAAAVIVTLILLGRFLEARAKGRTSEAIRHLMGLQPKTARVIRNGETVEIAIADVHAGDVVVVRPGERIAVDGVVVEGNSYVDESMITGEPVPVQKADGAEVVGGTINKTGAFSFRATKVGADTVLAQIIRMVEQAQGAKLPIQSLVDRVTAWFVPAVMAIAFATFLVWLVFGPDPALTFALVNGVAVLIIACPCAMGLATPTSIMVGTGRAAEMGVLFRKGEALQTLRNAELIAVDKTGTLTRGRPELTDLEAAAGFDSNSVLALIASVEARSEHPIAEAIVSAARNADLTISEAKHFEAIPGFGTRANVSGHTVLVGADRLMAREGIDIAVFADHARRLGDEGKSPLYAAVDGKLAAIIAVADPIKETTPQAIRMLHQLGLRIAMITGDNRRTAEAIARKLGIDEVVAEILPDGKVAALMRLKAEGRNVAFVGDGINDAPALAAADVGLAIGTGTDVAIESADVVLMSGDLLGVPNAIALSKATIRNIKENLFWAFAYNVVLIPVAAGVLYPAYGMLLSPIFAAGAMALSSVFVVGNALRLKRFRSLSREAAAVQ, encoded by the coding sequence ATGACCTGTGCCTCCTGCGTCGCGAGAGTGGAAAAAGCCATACGCGCGGTGCCGGGCGTCATGTCGGCTTCCGTCAATCTCGCCACTGAGCGGGCGGATGTGCGCTTCGACGCAACGGCGAGCCCCGCCGATATCGTCAAGGCGATCGAGAATACCGGCTATGGCGCCTCCGAAGAGCTGATAGAGCTCGCCATCGACGGCATGACTTGTGCATCCTGCGTCGCCCGCATCGAGAAGGCGCTGAGGACCGTTCCCGGAACCGTGGAGGCGAGTGTCAATCTTGCCAGCGAGAAGGCCACCGTTCGCGTCGTCAAAGGGCTTGCCTCCGTCGATATGCTGGTCGAAGCCGCGCGTAACGCCGGCTACGACGCCCGGCGCATCGCCGGCAAGCAGGATGCTGATCAGGAAACGGAGAAACGCGAACGGGAAAGCCGTCGCCTGAAGCTCTCTCTCACGATCGCCGCCATTCTGACGCTCCCTATTTTCGTGCTCGAGATGGGATCGCATTTCATCCCGGCGATCCACGATTTCGTCATGATCCGCATCGGCATGCAGGAAAGCTGGTATCTGCAGTTCGTGCTCGCGTCGCTTGCTCTCTTCGGTCCGGGCCTCCGTTTTTTCCAGAAGGGCGTCCCGGCGCTCCTTAGAGCGGCGCCGGATATGAACTCGCTGGTCGCGATCGGCGCGTTTGCCGCCTGGATTTACTCCGTGGTTGCAACCTTCGCGCCGGACCTGCTGCCGGCCGACACCGCCAATGTGTACTATGAAGCGGCGGCCGTGATCGTCACGCTGATCCTGCTTGGCCGGTTCCTCGAAGCGCGCGCCAAAGGCCGCACGTCAGAGGCAATCAGGCACCTCATGGGGCTCCAGCCGAAGACGGCCCGCGTCATCCGCAATGGCGAAACGGTGGAGATTGCGATTGCCGATGTGCATGCCGGCGACGTCGTTGTCGTGCGCCCCGGCGAAAGGATCGCCGTCGATGGCGTGGTCGTCGAAGGCAACTCCTATGTCGATGAATCGATGATCACCGGCGAGCCGGTCCCAGTCCAGAAAGCGGACGGAGCCGAAGTCGTCGGCGGTACGATCAACAAGACCGGTGCCTTCAGCTTCCGCGCCACCAAGGTCGGAGCGGATACGGTGCTGGCGCAGATCATCCGCATGGTCGAACAGGCGCAGGGCGCGAAGCTACCGATCCAGTCGCTCGTCGATCGCGTCACCGCCTGGTTCGTGCCCGCGGTCATGGCGATCGCCTTTGCGACGTTCCTCGTCTGGCTCGTCTTCGGCCCAGATCCTGCGCTGACCTTCGCGCTCGTCAACGGCGTTGCCGTCCTCATCATCGCCTGCCCTTGCGCGATGGGGCTCGCAACGCCCACCTCCATCATGGTCGGAACCGGCCGTGCCGCCGAAATGGGCGTGCTCTTCCGCAAGGGCGAAGCCTTGCAGACGTTGCGCAATGCCGAACTCATCGCGGTCGACAAGACCGGTACCTTGACCCGGGGCCGGCCCGAGCTGACCGACCTCGAAGCCGCTGCGGGCTTTGACAGCAATTCCGTCCTTGCGCTCATCGCCAGCGTCGAAGCGCGTTCCGAGCATCCGATCGCGGAAGCCATCGTTTCTGCGGCGAGGAATGCGGATTTGACGATCAGCGAAGCGAAGCATTTCGAGGCGATCCCTGGTTTCGGGACCCGCGCCAATGTTTCCGGACACACGGTCCTGGTCGGGGCCGACCGGCTGATGGCGCGCGAGGGCATCGACATCGCTGTCTTCGCCGATCACGCCCGCCGTCTTGGCGACGAAGGCAAGAGCCCGCTTTATGCGGCGGTCGATGGCAAGCTCGCGGCGATCATCGCCGTCGCCGATCCGATCAAGGAAACGACGCCGCAGGCGATCCGCATGCTGCATCAGCTTGGCCTCAGGATCGCGATGATCACCGGAGACAACCGCCGCACGGCGGAGGCGATCGCGCGCAAGCTCGGGATTGACGAGGTCGTTGCCGAGATCCTGCCGGACGGAAAGGTAGCCGCCCTGATGCGGCTAAAGGCGGAAGGGCGCAACGTCGCCTTCGTCGGCGACGGCATCAACGATGCACCGGCGCTCGCCGCAGCCGATGTCGGGCTGGCGATCGGCACCGGGACGGATGTCGCCATCGAGAGCGCCGACGTCGTGCTGATGTCCGGCGATCTCCTCGGCGTGCCGAATGCCATCGCGCTGTCGAAGGCAACGATCCGCAACATCAAAGAGAACCTGTTCTGGGCCTTCGCCTATAATGTGGTGCTGATACCGGTCGCCGCCGGCGTGCTTTATCCGGCCTACGGCATGTTGCTTTCGCCGATCTTTGCGGCCGGCGCCATGGCACTTTCCAGCGTCTTTGTGGTCGGCAATGCGCTGCGTCTCAAGCGGTTCAGGAGCCTTTCGCGTGAGGCAGCCGCCGTTCAATAA
- a CDS encoding heavy-metal-associated domain-containing protein, with the protein MQRYKIDEMSCGHCVGTIEKAIRAIDPVAKVEANLGTKEVRVETTADSDVIVEALKTAGYDSLPL; encoded by the coding sequence ATGCAACGCTACAAGATCGACGAGATGAGCTGCGGCCACTGTGTCGGCACCATCGAAAAGGCGATCCGGGCCATCGATCCGGTGGCCAAGGTCGAAGCGAACCTCGGGACGAAGGAAGTGCGTGTCGAAACGACGGCGGACAGCGATGTCATCGTAGAGGCTTTGAAGACCGCCGGCTACGACAGTCTGCCGCTGTAG